One part of the Salinivirga cyanobacteriivorans genome encodes these proteins:
- a CDS encoding DUF6976 family protein produces MSNQLYRPEEVIQMIEQGKVLMLAGDESQLDQLPDGKWVGGTIPYFMTKDGGMFTKDYIYVNDITDKISDFEIKHYDANNIDSIVEQSYENGFSFLILPGLTDVWSRYALESPEWEDIYVNPVVGWVSGVKYEDFGKIKPKTYAGNQSFTDQAVVMHAKLPDEKVARVEIINVYEQGSGDEIYFDQKGFGNNECVIDGKHYDLYQYLKTNNIDETLPLVANYAGANINVGSIWDKDRQRADLFAPVFPETPYKVAKSRDFDYAREFKCHIAKEPSREHIVFSCNCLFNYVNFGLEGKNIADVSGPVTFGEIAYHVLNLTFVYMVIE; encoded by the coding sequence ATGTCTAACCAACTATACAGACCAGAGGAAGTAATTCAGATGATAGAGCAGGGAAAAGTATTAATGCTTGCCGGAGATGAATCACAACTTGACCAATTACCAGATGGGAAATGGGTTGGCGGAACCATACCCTACTTTATGACTAAAGATGGGGGCATGTTTACCAAAGATTATATATACGTAAATGACATTACCGATAAAATTTCTGATTTTGAAATCAAACATTACGATGCTAACAACATTGATAGTATTGTAGAACAAAGTTATGAAAACGGGTTCTCATTTCTAATCTTACCTGGGTTAACAGATGTTTGGTCAAGGTATGCGCTGGAGTCTCCAGAATGGGAAGATATTTATGTGAATCCTGTAGTTGGCTGGGTTTCAGGAGTAAAATATGAGGATTTTGGGAAAATAAAGCCCAAAACCTATGCCGGTAACCAGTCTTTTACTGATCAGGCCGTGGTAATGCACGCTAAGTTACCCGATGAAAAAGTAGCCAGGGTTGAAATTATTAATGTATATGAACAGGGTAGTGGCGATGAAATATATTTCGACCAGAAAGGTTTTGGCAATAATGAATGTGTAATTGACGGAAAACATTATGATTTGTATCAATACCTAAAAACGAATAATATTGATGAAACCCTCCCTCTGGTAGCAAATTATGCCGGAGCTAATATTAATGTTGGATCTATATGGGATAAAGATCGACAACGAGCAGACCTTTTTGCCCCGGTATTTCCTGAAACACCTTATAAAGTTGCGAAATCAAGAGATTTTGATTATGCCAGGGAATTTAAATGTCATATTGCTAAAGAACCAAGCCGGGAGCATATAGTTTTTTCATGCAATTGCCTGTTCAATTATGTAAATTTTGGCCTTGAAGGAAAAAATATTGCCGATGTGTCCGGGCCGGTTACATTTGGTGAAATTGCCTATCACGTACTCAATTTAACTTTTGTGTATATGGTAATCGAATAG